The segment CTCATCCACCAACAAGTTTCTTATTTCATTCTACTTGTCTAGGGTAATTCCCTCATTGAATTTTTAATCTTATAGATCTTATTTAGCTCCTTTTTTTCTTTTATGTGTCGTCTCTTCTATCTATCCCTTAGAATACATAAGTTCTTTAGTGATAGATAGAAGCCTAAATATAGTGTCCTTGAATTACGAAACTCTACTATTTAAAAGctattttttcttctaatttctttgaATCTCCTCTTGGAAGTATTTACTATCCTTCTCATCACTAACTTCAATGATCTTTATTCTTAATAAAGTTtttgagagatagatatattattggACAACAAAATCTAAGTTGATTTCCAAAGCATTCTTCTTATTGGGTTTGTAGTATAAGTCAGAGATATCTTCAAGCGATATGTTCGATATGATTTTGTGGGTAGTGTATTATTCTTCACTTCCACTATCATTACAATATTCTAAAATTAACTCTGTCTAATATTTTAGTATCCATATCTTTTCTTGATATTCTTTCCTAGCTAGTAACTACTACAATTATTTGTGAGATTCTCTTCTTTCATACATTTTACATGTCattattttcttcatccaaatcctCATTCATTCCCTTTCTCATTTTgggtcttctttgttttcttttcctACTATTCCAAGTGTTTTGAGTCTTCAAGTTTACATTTTTCCTTACTCTCTACCTATTTTATTAAAGGATGTTTCAAAACTAGAGGCCTCATTAAATTAATGTTGGCTTATTTAGAAGCAATTCTTAGCTCCTTAACTAGAACCTTAACTTTTTTATCCTTCTCATAATAGCTTGTTGGGTATCCATTGGGGTTTAAACTTATTTTCCTCTAAGTGGAATCATATGAGGAAACCAATTCTAGACTAGTTAAAATTCTATGTATTTTCTTGGAAGCAAATAGAAGGTTTTGAAACATATTTATCTATAACCTCTTGGTTCTAGTATTGGTTTGAAATATAGTATGTAGTGGAGTTATGTCTAGGTAGAGCTGGTAAAGATAGTATATCAATCCTTGATGTAGGTGAACAATGTACCTAGTGATAATGGAGGATCCTAGAGAACATACAATTTAGAAAGGAAATATTATTATCTTTCTTATCCCTAAATAtactaaaaaagaaaaatattaattatgGATGACGTGCCAAAACATCCTTCTAAAGTGAAGTATTTGTTTATGTGCCATCTTACTTTATTCCAATGCTTAGGAAAACCCTCTCTTTTTACAGACACTTTGAAAATGAATTAGTTTCTCTCCCTTACTAAGGAAACCCTCAATAAATTCCTTATCTAGAAATTTGTGACACCTCtcaaaaccttaaaccctttaaGGATTATCAAAGTAGCCTCCCCTATCATTTTCTTAGTCACTATAAACTCCACCCCAGATATTTTGACTTCCCTTAGATTCAAGAATTTTGTGAACAGTTTTGAAAGAATGACATATTGGATATACATGGCCATGAAGCAATTGGAAACACCTCCTTTTAAAATCCTCTATTTTTATGAACaatattttaattagttaaatTTGGATACAACCTAAACTATTTTAGATAGCAAACATCAAGTAGAAGAGAGAGAACTTATGAGTTGACTCTACTAAAAACTAAATGACCAGAAATAACCAGAAGAATAGAAACCAAAGAAAAAAGATTAGAGATGAGGAGAAGATACCATAATAACATGGAACCACATAATGGTTTGTTAAAAGAATCAAACACATCACGATGCATTACTCTATATTGATCATATCAATATAGTCCAAGAAGGAAAACTCCCTGTTAGTAGATTCCTCTCAGGAGAGAACCACATTTGGAGTACCATTAACTATCACTTTTTTAGAAGACCTAGACAACAAACTAACAatatcctcctccttctcagctCTCTTGTacttataaaattcttcttctccAATTCCTACTATACCACCTACATGGAGACCACCATTTTTTTCACTATATCCTTGTTGAATCACAACGTcctctatatttttttattattttagtctacaatattaataatttttttatttgttataTGAGGAATGTTAACATGGTAGTTATATGGTGAATTTTCATGCAAAGCACAAATCTTTGATactatataaaaataatttttaaaacatGAATCAATATCTCTAATGTGGTTGAGAAGATGTTGGTAGCCATCATTATACTATTATAAAATGTAGACACAAGTTATAGGCATTTACGGATTTTAATGACCAACATTCtatattcaaaattttaatagATATGGATATATGCATATACTGAAAACAAACATATGTAAATATGTACAAAAAACTTTCAAAAAAGTATACAATGAAAAAAGTGATAAAATTTTAGTTGACTTCAATAACCTCCAGCAATAAGAAATGAATTATAAATTATTCATTAATGACATATATTCTTTAAGGAGCTAACATTTTTCCTTGTTAACGGACATAGTAAGCCAAATCTTGAACACAAATATGCATAGGAACATAGATCTAAAAATTGGAGCTAAAACTATTAGGCATGGATGTTTGGCACTCTTGTTTAAAGGTGCATAGATATAACATAGGTCAGAAAAAATTTACTCATGAGGATCAAAAGTGTTGTCTCCTAGATATCTAGGTCaaagtaggaccagggcaccctttGTCATATTCTAGGAATTTTTACTTGTTTTAAATTCGTCATAACATATAATAGTCTACTCTACTCTCTTGTACTACTTTCATTATCAAATCTAGACCTACACTCGTGTAAAACATAGAAGAAGGGTTGTGCTATATAGGGGATCACTTAATTCAAACCCTATGTTGATGTTCCCACCTACACAACAAATATGATGATAAAAAGGAGTCTGTCCTCAAAAGGGCAGAGgctaaacaataataaaaatgttgAGCTGATAAATATTAACTCAAGTATGAATTTCTTGGCATGAGTTCTCACACAAGTCTTAATATGAAGCCCTATAACATGTTAGTGCATGCTTtcaaaacataatgtagttgataaTGATTGTTGTATGAAAGTTGTATGCTTTAATACATCACTCATTGATTGCAAATATGTAATTCAATTACTTAATTGAATGTGCTTGTGAATGCACTAAGAAGACTAAGATTTAGAAATGAGAGAAGGATTTACATTTATATGAAACTTACACTTTTTTTGCATTTACTTTTTGAGTAAGCCCAATAGAGGAAGGCAATTTTTTTCTATTTACATAGTTgacattaatattttcaaattttggtcTAATTTTCCCAGATAGGGATGCCTAGGgccctagtcctagaaaattgaaTAATAAAAATGCTTGTAAATAAAAGAACATGCCAAGTTTATGAAAATAGTACCAAAATAAAGCACGACTAGACATAAATCAAGTGCAATTGCCAAAGTGGTTCCAAACTAAGTATGCAATAACTTACGAAACTACATAAGAAAGGGTTAAGATTTATTATTTATCAAAATTACTTAGGATAGAATCCAAGCATCATCCCTTATAGTGCATCTCTAGAATATTTGAATATCGATGGATGGTGAAATCAAGTAGGATACTATTATCCTTAAGAATtatcatcaattaattaaattgcaCTCTTTTGATTAACACAAATAAACTTAGAACAATAATAATCATAACAATTGAAATATAATCCATTTATTCAatttcttaaaaaattatataatttttcctaacatatttaaaataaaatatggaATGATTTCTTTAACTATGTAATTAAATGAATAGTTAATTTGATTATACTTCTAACAACTAATAAACAATCTTTAATAGACAAATTAAATATAATCTATATGTAATGAAGACCATAATTATGGAAGATGTAATTCTTAAAACTTTAAAAGAAGTGAAACTGACATGTTACAAGAACACAAAATAAATACCTACAATCATGTCCATCAGCAACTTCAGAAACTTTCCTTTTTCACATCTTTTATATCATCTATTGTCAATTTTCACAACAAATATGAATTGCCTTTAAATAAAAGATGTAGATAAAAATTTAGCATGCCTAAATACACTAAAGGGAACAATAACTCATTGTTTATTATTCACTTACAAGAGCATGCTGGGTTTACATGGTCTTAATTAATCATATCGATGGAAGGCAAATGAATTTTCTAAGCGTACAATGATATAACAATGTAAACAAATTAGATAATATATGAGTTCAATTGACCAAAGCGCAGTGGCGTCTGATTTGTCCTGCATTCCCAGTGAGGATGTCAATTGTACCCATCTTCTCCATAGATCTTCCAAACTCAGTAAAGAACCAACTAGTAGAGTTAGAAGTTGAAGATGCTAGTGCAGAGTTTATGAAAGAGTTTGCTTCAGCATCCGTGACAAGTGCAGCATCTGATGCAAAAAGTCCTCGTTTCCTCCTCAAGTTGATGTAATAATGGTTGTCAAATGTTCGAAAGCTTCCAGGATCCATCTCTACTAAGCTCTTATTGTCTCCAGGCTTGCATTTTATTCTCAATTTGTTCGCATATGACTCAGCTAGGGAAGGGTCTGTAGGTTTGGAGATTCTAGTTGCAAAGGGTCCGCAATGGGAAGTGCCGATAGTGTGAGCCCCAGACAGCACAACCAAATCTTTCATGTTTAAGCCCTTTTTAATGAAAGAGGACTTAAGTTGTTCGAAGCTTGCAGAGGGAGATGGCAGGTTTGTCAATGCGTCTTTCTTCAGGGATATAACGCCATCCCTTCTTCCCATGGGAACGCTCCACACTGGCCCTCCAATCTATCCATACAAACATCAGATGATGTGTTACAAGTAATTTCAGTTTATGATCTATCAAATAGTACGAAAGCTCTTTGTAATTTAATGGTTAAGAATGGTTGTAATTTTGAGAAGACAAAAAAACAAGTTCTAGTAATATACCATATCCACTGCATCTCGGGTGACGAGGGCAAGAATATCAGCGCAAGACACCACGCCAGGGCACTGCTTTTCAAGCTCTGCCTTTGCAGCGTCAATCACTTGAAATCCCCTCAAGCTCAAATTTGGAATTGCGTCTTTCTCAGCATCTTTGTTCGTTGAATTCAGTAGCACTGACCCGTCGCATCCCTGCATTGCAttaaaatgaaaatcaaaatgCGACAGGTAAACTTTAATATAAAATATACTAAGGAATTGCTACTCACCCTTACAAAACAATCGTGAAAATACATCCTTAGAATAGGAGCAGCCAAGGAGGGGGCGCTAGATATGTACTTGTCCACGGTGCTTCTTACTATTTTCTCCGCCTCTGGGCAGCTTCTTTTGTAGAAATCCAACTTCAGTTCCGTTTTTCCATTGCTAATGGCGGTTGTCGCACTTCTAGCCACAATAGAAAGAACAGAAAGAATAAGCCCAACTACGATAGACTTCTTACTCGCCATCGGTATACCTTTCTTCTTTTACTATCGATTCGGATCAGGTCAGATCAGATAACATACAACAAAAGAGAAACAAACAATGATTGTGGTTCTGATGTGAGAGGAATCGCCGAATTTATAAGCAGAATAGAGAAGAGGGGGAGGCAAGGAATCTTTACGCGACGGCGGTTTCACGTC is part of the Cryptomeria japonica chromosome 10, Sugi_1.0, whole genome shotgun sequence genome and harbors:
- the LOC131055588 gene encoding peroxidase 3-like — encoded protein: MASKKSIVVGLILSVLSIVARSATTAISNGKTELKLDFYKRSCPEAEKIVRSTVDKYISSAPSLAAPILRMYFHDCFVRGCDGSVLLNSTNKDAEKDAIPNLSLRGFQVIDAAKAELEKQCPGVVSCADILALVTRDAVDMIGGPVWSVPMGRRDGVISLKKDALTNLPSPSASFEQLKSSFIKKGLNMKDLVVLSGAHTIGTSHCGPFATRISKPTDPSLAESYANKLRIKCKPGDNKSLVEMDPGSFRTFDNHYYINLRRKRGLFASDAALVTDAEANSFINSALASSTSNSTSWFFTEFGRSMEKMGTIDILTGNAGQIRRHCALVN